The Methylotenera sp. G11 genome includes a window with the following:
- a CDS encoding hybrid sensor histidine kinase/response regulator: MPEAFDTGPLSWVKDEIDQSLKKVLASFNEVSQNLEGSASLRLTLAHLYQVNGALDMVGLEGCKRYCSEIEKLTSKIAQQTVPVTQELVAHLVEAVETLSQYLQDLMNGAPDTPIRLYPTLKPLVEAQGETVEESELFFPDTDNSAPKDLPSNPIDEAAIPVFVAEQRALFQKSLLDWLRTKNADALNAMREAIVKVQQVQVKNAPKTLWWTASAFADSLTQDKVAASNGAKKLCRKLDRQLGNLASGDAKAPSQLLRELLYYVAISDRVTDLISRVKDVFELDDALPQDSASDSEAAPSSAAEQAALAQLIADLPALKELWSNISTSTADASVADLTAFINKLEAISASVQQNISSQSVIRLISATYQAVQALQANKQHLNESSFIEIAASLNLLEHCCDHYQHLDADVKHKVATQSERLHAVAQGNELAPAVDAFATSKLDASVVSAVAKQIIESLALIEKALDTFFRNPDDVSPLNGADKPLQQVMAAFEMLEMTTPRAIAQLSALFVDMFKNNAENAVLGEPYSNSFELVAESLSMLGLYAEELPHVRPESDQALSYALLRLEEGARALNLGVEAILEPVQAADVADASAEMIVSYDDIAFDELIPEFVQPAVAAELPPGEKTAVEPADAAADAVVDKALDPELQDIFLTEAEEVLATLAQNLQALRVNATDSAALTEVRRAYHTLKGSGRTVGLAALGEVAWAVEDLLNVMLERKAFPTTPILAFIEKVTARFAAWVAELLEKQSVSLSPSPFQQQAKDLMAEFEQALVEKTVPQKEEVLIGGTRKLSKAFFDIFLAEAEQHYKTLVDAQDLIIMDSSESYRAAHTLGSNALTAGFTPIGDLARALEHWLDEHNGNWTEQHIELYANVVKALGEGLESIKALKEPKTTRALIVALGESTTAMQAAATQQAEAAVLEVAETKKTARKTKEKASAEPKADKAAAIAASDQAVPDQAAPSLAVIEPLAEIAQVQSAAEAAPAVAAEAQSQQQAEQRKDSAVNEELLALFLEEARELVPQIGKDLRGWRANPQDHEYIDSLQRVLHTLKGSARMAGLTAIGDSVHGMEDHVIRALNHKVTADDFDRMFLEFDHISLMLDQVSSGSGAAKPAAVESSPDAPVEVIPARRTERKTQFLRMRADVLDRLINEAGEVSIMRSRMDREMQNFKQSSIDLTDSIIRLRAYLRELEIEAETQLQSRMSLLQEANEAFDPLEFDRFTRLQELTRMMAESVNDVSTIQHGLLLNLDQTDAALQQQNRMNRELQQGLMRVRMLPFATISERLQRIVRQTARELNKRVEMTIDGEGIELDRGVLDKLGAPLEHLLRNAVAHGLETTEDRVKSGKPEIGHIRLKVSMENDEITLIITDDGAGVNLAKVKQKATEKGILAAGQEVTEQALMAVIFEPGFSTADAISQIAGRGVGLDAVRSDIAALGGRIDVSNVSGSGAMFNIYLPVTLSVAQVVLVRSGNKVFAVPTVMIEQVQKLKQKDLDSAYQNGKVEWAGRDYPLHFLSRLVGDIEHVALSHIYTPIILMRSGAYRTALHVDEIIGNQEVVMKPMGTQLSHVPGMIGASVLGDGAIVLVINAVQLANREVFVVGAAKVAEMAPEVENSRKVALVVDDSLTMRKVLSRVLEREDFEVVTANDGMDAIEKLQEVTPDIILTDIEMPRMDGFEFSRYVRDNPATLNTPLIVISSRTADKHRNVATEIGVNAFLGKPVQDETLIEQVNALLSK, translated from the coding sequence ATGCCTGAAGCATTTGATACCGGCCCATTGTCCTGGGTTAAAGACGAGATTGACCAGTCGCTGAAGAAAGTTCTGGCAAGCTTCAATGAGGTTAGCCAGAATCTGGAAGGCTCCGCATCTTTAAGGCTTACCCTGGCACATCTTTACCAGGTGAACGGTGCGCTGGATATGGTTGGCCTGGAAGGCTGCAAACGCTACTGTTCTGAAATTGAAAAGCTCACGAGCAAGATTGCGCAGCAGACAGTGCCGGTGACCCAGGAGCTCGTTGCCCACCTGGTGGAGGCGGTAGAGACGCTGTCGCAATACCTGCAAGACCTGATGAATGGCGCCCCTGATACGCCTATACGCCTGTATCCGACCCTGAAACCTCTGGTTGAGGCGCAAGGCGAGACTGTTGAAGAAAGCGAATTGTTTTTCCCGGATACTGATAACAGTGCACCAAAAGACCTGCCGTCAAACCCGATTGATGAAGCTGCAATTCCCGTTTTTGTAGCGGAACAACGCGCTCTTTTCCAGAAGTCGCTGTTGGACTGGCTGCGCACTAAAAATGCAGACGCATTGAATGCCATGCGTGAAGCGATTGTCAAAGTCCAGCAGGTTCAAGTTAAAAACGCCCCGAAAACGCTGTGGTGGACAGCTTCGGCATTTGCCGATTCCCTCACCCAGGATAAAGTGGCTGCCAGCAATGGTGCAAAAAAACTTTGCCGCAAGCTGGATCGTCAGTTAGGCAACCTGGCATCGGGAGACGCCAAAGCGCCATCGCAGCTGCTGCGTGAGTTGCTTTATTACGTCGCGATCAGTGACCGCGTGACAGATCTGATATCCCGTGTTAAGGATGTATTCGAGCTGGATGATGCCTTGCCGCAGGATAGCGCGTCCGATAGCGAAGCAGCACCTTCGAGCGCTGCCGAGCAGGCTGCATTGGCGCAGCTGATTGCAGACCTGCCAGCCCTTAAGGAGCTATGGTCTAATATCAGCACCAGCACTGCCGATGCCTCAGTGGCTGATTTAACAGCGTTTATCAATAAGCTGGAGGCTATTTCCGCCTCGGTTCAGCAGAATATTTCCAGCCAAAGCGTTATCAGACTGATCAGTGCGACATATCAGGCAGTGCAGGCATTGCAGGCCAATAAGCAGCATCTGAATGAGTCTTCATTCATTGAAATAGCGGCATCTTTAAACCTGCTTGAACACTGCTGTGACCATTACCAGCATCTGGATGCAGATGTAAAACACAAAGTTGCCACGCAAAGCGAGCGCCTGCATGCAGTTGCCCAGGGCAATGAGCTTGCTCCTGCCGTTGATGCGTTTGCAACCAGCAAGCTCGATGCGAGTGTAGTGTCCGCTGTTGCCAAACAGATTATCGAATCCCTGGCCCTGATAGAAAAGGCACTGGATACTTTCTTCAGGAACCCGGATGATGTCAGCCCATTGAATGGCGCCGATAAGCCGTTGCAGCAGGTGATGGCTGCATTTGAAATGCTGGAAATGACCACCCCGAGGGCGATCGCGCAATTGAGCGCATTGTTTGTCGATATGTTCAAGAATAATGCTGAAAACGCTGTTCTTGGCGAGCCATACAGTAACAGCTTTGAACTGGTGGCTGAGAGTTTAAGTATGCTGGGGCTGTACGCTGAGGAGTTGCCCCATGTGCGTCCTGAGTCAGACCAGGCCTTGTCCTATGCGCTGCTGCGCCTGGAAGAGGGTGCCCGTGCGCTGAACCTTGGTGTCGAAGCGATATTGGAACCTGTGCAAGCCGCCGATGTTGCCGATGCGTCTGCAGAAATGATCGTGAGCTATGACGACATTGCATTCGATGAGCTGATCCCTGAGTTTGTTCAGCCGGCAGTGGCCGCAGAGCTTCCGCCTGGCGAAAAAACCGCGGTCGAACCTGCTGATGCAGCAGCGGATGCTGTCGTAGATAAAGCGCTGGATCCTGAGTTGCAGGATATTTTCCTGACTGAAGCCGAAGAAGTGCTGGCAACGCTCGCCCAGAACCTGCAAGCCTTACGTGTCAATGCAACGGACAGCGCAGCCTTGACTGAAGTACGCCGTGCTTACCATACCCTGAAAGGCAGTGGCCGTACCGTGGGCTTGGCAGCCTTGGGTGAAGTTGCCTGGGCGGTTGAGGATTTATTGAATGTCATGCTGGAGCGCAAGGCATTCCCGACCACGCCGATACTGGCGTTTATCGAGAAGGTCACGGCCAGGTTTGCGGCATGGGTTGCTGAATTGCTGGAAAAACAGAGCGTTAGCCTGAGCCCATCGCCGTTTCAGCAGCAGGCTAAAGACCTGATGGCAGAGTTCGAGCAAGCCCTGGTGGAAAAAACAGTACCGCAGAAAGAAGAAGTGCTGATTGGCGGTACCCGCAAACTCAGCAAGGCGTTCTTCGATATTTTCCTTGCCGAGGCCGAGCAGCATTATAAAACACTGGTTGATGCGCAAGACCTGATCATCATGGACTCCAGCGAGAGTTATCGCGCAGCCCATACACTGGGCAGCAATGCCTTGACTGCCGGATTCACGCCTATCGGTGATCTGGCGCGCGCCCTTGAGCATTGGCTGGATGAGCATAACGGCAACTGGACTGAACAGCATATTGAGCTGTATGCCAATGTGGTAAAAGCGCTGGGCGAAGGCCTGGAAAGCATCAAGGCCCTGAAAGAGCCGAAAACAACGCGTGCACTGATTGTTGCGCTGGGCGAGTCTACCACTGCCATGCAGGCCGCGGCTACACAGCAGGCTGAAGCCGCTGTGCTTGAAGTGGCTGAGACCAAGAAAACAGCCAGAAAGACAAAAGAAAAAGCGAGCGCCGAGCCCAAAGCGGATAAAGCTGCCGCCATTGCCGCAAGCGATCAGGCCGTTCCTGATCAGGCTGCTCCTTCGTTAGCGGTGATTGAGCCGCTGGCCGAAATAGCGCAGGTGCAGTCTGCTGCTGAAGCTGCACCGGCCGTGGCCGCAGAAGCACAGAGCCAGCAGCAGGCCGAGCAACGCAAAGACAGTGCAGTCAATGAAGAATTACTGGCTCTGTTCCTTGAAGAAGCGCGTGAGTTAGTGCCGCAAATCGGTAAAGACCTTCGTGGCTGGCGTGCCAACCCACAGGATCACGAGTACATTGATTCATTGCAGCGCGTGCTGCACACCCTTAAAGGCAGTGCACGCATGGCCGGCCTGACCGCAATAGGTGACAGCGTGCACGGTATGGAGGACCACGTGATTCGCGCCTTGAATCATAAGGTCACGGCCGACGACTTTGACCGCATGTTTCTGGAGTTCGACCACATCAGCCTGATGCTTGACCAGGTTTCAAGCGGCTCCGGTGCAGCGAAACCGGCAGCGGTTGAATCTAGCCCGGATGCGCCTGTAGAAGTGATTCCCGCACGCAGGACGGAACGCAAGACACAATTCCTGCGTATGCGTGCCGATGTGCTGGACAGGCTGATCAATGAGGCGGGCGAAGTTTCGATCATGCGCTCCCGTATGGATAGGGAGATGCAGAACTTCAAGCAATCTTCCATTGACCTGACCGACAGTATTATCAGACTGCGTGCTTATCTGCGTGAGCTGGAAATCGAAGCTGAAACACAGCTGCAATCGCGCATGAGCCTGCTGCAGGAAGCCAATGAAGCATTCGACCCGCTGGAGTTTGACCGTTTTACGCGCTTGCAGGAGCTGACACGTATGATGGCGGAAAGCGTGAACGACGTTTCGACCATTCAGCATGGCCTGTTGCTTAACCTGGATCAGACGGACGCCGCGTTGCAGCAGCAAAACCGCATGAACCGTGAATTGCAGCAAGGTCTGATGCGTGTCCGCATGCTGCCGTTTGCCACGATATCGGAGCGTCTGCAGCGTATTGTGCGTCAGACCGCACGTGAGCTGAATAAGCGTGTAGAGATGACGATTGATGGCGAAGGCATCGAACTCGACCGCGGTGTGCTGGACAAGCTGGGTGCACCCCTGGAGCATTTGCTGCGCAATGCCGTAGCGCATGGCCTTGAAACCACCGAAGATCGCGTCAAATCCGGCAAGCCTGAGATTGGCCATATCCGGCTTAAAGTCAGCATGGAAAATGATGAAATTACGCTGATCATTACTGATGATGGCGCAGGTGTCAATTTAGCCAAAGTGAAACAGAAAGCGACTGAGAAAGGCATTCTGGCTGCCGGGCAAGAGGTCACGGAGCAAGCATTGATGGCGGTTATTTTTGAACCGGGTTTCTCTACGGCAGACGCGATTTCACAGATTGCAGGTCGTGGCGTAGGCCTGGATGCTGTCCGCAGCGATATTGCCGCACTTGGCGGCCGTATTGATGTAAGCAACGTTTCAGGTTCAGGAGCGATGTTCAATATCTACCTGCCGGTGACATTGTCTGTTGCGCAGGTGGTATTGGTTCGTTCAGGAAACAAAGTGTTTGCCGTGCCAACCGTGATGATCGAGCAGGTGCAGAAGCTTAAGCAGAAAGACCTGGACAGTGCTTACCAGAACGGGAAAGTCGAGTGGGCAGGGCGCGATTACCCGCTGCATTTCCTCTCCAGGCTGGTAGGTGACATTGAGCATGTGGCGCTATCGCATATTTACACGCCTATTATCCTGATGCGCAGCGGTGCGTACCGCACAGCGCTGCATGTGGATGAGATTATCGGCAACCAGGAGGTTGTGATGAAGCCTATGGGCACACAGCTTTCGCATGTGCCTGGCATGATCGGCGCCTCTGTACTGGGTGACGGTGCGATTGTGCTGGTGATTAATGCAGTGCAGCTGGCAAACCGTGAAGTGTTCGTAGTTGGTGCGGCTAAGGTCGCAGAAATGGCGCCTGAGGTTGAGAACTCAAGAAAAGTGGCGCTGGTGGTCGATGATTCCCTGACCATGCGTAAAGTGCTTTCACGCGTGCTTGAGCGTGAAGATTTTGAAGTGGTCACGGCCAATGACGGGATGGATGCGATTGAGAAACTGCAGGAAGTGACGCCGGATATCATCCTGACCGACATCGAGATGCCGCGTATGGATGGTTTCGAGTTCTCCCGTTATGTCCGGGATAACCCGGCAACCCTGAATACGCCATTGATCGTGATCAGCTCACGTACTGCCGATAAACACCGTAACGTGGCAACGGAAATCGGCGTGAATGCTTTCCTGGGTAAACCGGTACAGGATGAAACCTTGATCGAGCAGGTAAACGCCTTGCTATCGAAGTAA
- the tpx gene encoding thiol peroxidase gives MTNTVTLKGGPVDIGGNFPQKGQTAPDFNLADKTRTDVTLANFAGKRKVLNIFPSIDTPTCATSVRTFNQQAASLNNTVVLCISADLPFAQNRFCAAEGIENVETLSTFRNTAAFAESYGVAIKSSSLAGLTTRAVVVLDENNKVLHSELVAEITEEPNYNAALAVL, from the coding sequence ATGACAAACACAGTTACCCTCAAAGGCGGACCAGTCGACATCGGTGGAAATTTCCCACAAAAAGGCCAGACCGCACCTGACTTCAATTTAGCTGACAAAACACGTACCGACGTAACACTGGCCAACTTTGCCGGCAAACGCAAAGTGTTGAATATTTTCCCTAGCATCGACACCCCGACCTGCGCGACTTCAGTGCGCACTTTCAACCAGCAGGCAGCCAGCCTGAACAACACGGTCGTACTGTGCATTTCTGCTGACCTGCCTTTTGCACAAAACCGCTTCTGCGCAGCGGAAGGTATTGAAAATGTAGAGACGCTTTCAACATTCCGCAATACAGCGGCATTTGCCGAAAGCTATGGCGTGGCGATCAAATCAAGCAGCCTGGCAGGCCTGACCACCCGTGCGGTCGTCGTACTGGATGAAAACAACAAGGTTCTGCACAGTGAACTGGTTGCAGAAATCACGGAAGAACCAAACTACAATGCGGCTTTAGCTGTTTTGTAA
- a CDS encoding methyl-accepting chemotaxis protein, with translation MALNLTAFKNLPSQLGATVGGLFQNFKNKFSSKKSSSDAGSLAAGYRQLMLQIVAFILFALLSFWVINQVRVNGPISNILNEYQNLTSDTNPPPMFPLDAFASYNEAYVASTNFNNEKRDKALANAANSEVLFKQRSEYWRKNLDNEKLQAELEAVIQAGSNFFEVANKRYVPALPLGTVAASAPLLDLTAAFEASKQAGNNFTLAIQKENNALIETQTRFIQFVLVGLLLLGLVLVFLMFFYGKKQTAQSVVLTNQLAKEGQDNQEAVLQLLDEMGDLADGDLTVKAEVRDNITGAIADSINYTIDSLRDLVTEINHATEQVTSATSVAQDTSEQLLSAAETQSAQIIQTTDAVNDMTRSILQVSSNAAQAAQVAQRSLEAAVQGSQAVQNTISGMNEIRTQIQETSKRIKRLGESSQEISEIVELISDITEQTNILALNAAIQAASAGEAGRGFTVVAEEVQRLAERSSEATKQISAIVKTIQTDTHGAVAAMEKSTEGVVDGARVADAAGQALNEIETVTTNLAQLIQSISAATNAQTDSAKTVANNMQMIQEITTQTTQGTKLTAESVGQLNSLAEELRDSVAGFKL, from the coding sequence ATGGCATTAAATCTTACAGCTTTTAAAAACCTGCCATCGCAGCTGGGGGCTACGGTAGGTGGTTTATTTCAGAATTTTAAAAATAAATTCTCCAGTAAGAAAAGCTCTTCTGATGCCGGTAGCCTGGCTGCGGGTTACCGCCAGCTCATGCTGCAGATTGTTGCGTTTATCTTGTTTGCGTTATTGAGCTTCTGGGTTATTAACCAGGTGCGTGTAAATGGTCCGATCTCAAATATCCTGAATGAGTATCAAAACCTGACTTCCGATACCAATCCGCCGCCAATGTTCCCGCTGGATGCGTTTGCATCCTATAACGAGGCTTATGTTGCTTCGACCAACTTTAACAATGAAAAGCGCGATAAGGCGCTGGCTAACGCCGCCAATAGCGAAGTCCTGTTTAAACAGCGTTCAGAGTACTGGCGTAAAAACCTTGATAACGAGAAACTGCAGGCAGAGCTGGAGGCCGTGATCCAGGCCGGTTCCAATTTCTTTGAGGTGGCAAACAAGCGTTATGTCCCGGCCCTGCCTCTGGGTACGGTTGCGGCATCTGCACCATTGCTGGATCTGACAGCAGCGTTTGAGGCAAGTAAACAGGCCGGTAATAACTTTACGCTCGCGATTCAGAAGGAAAATAATGCCCTGATTGAAACGCAAACCCGTTTTATCCAGTTCGTGCTGGTTGGTTTGCTGTTATTGGGTTTGGTGCTGGTGTTCCTGATGTTCTTCTACGGTAAGAAACAAACGGCTCAGTCCGTTGTGCTGACCAATCAGCTCGCGAAAGAAGGCCAGGATAACCAGGAAGCGGTTTTGCAGCTGCTGGATGAGATGGGTGACCTGGCGGACGGTGACTTGACGGTAAAAGCGGAAGTGCGCGATAACATTACCGGCGCGATTGCTGACTCTATCAACTATACGATCGACAGCTTGCGAGACCTGGTTACCGAGATTAACCATGCGACTGAACAGGTGACGTCAGCGACTTCGGTCGCGCAGGACACTTCAGAACAGTTGCTGAGTGCTGCGGAAACACAGTCAGCACAGATTATCCAGACGACAGACGCGGTAAACGACATGACGCGTTCTATCCTGCAGGTATCCAGCAACGCGGCACAGGCGGCGCAGGTTGCGCAGCGCTCACTTGAAGCTGCGGTTCAGGGTTCGCAGGCGGTGCAGAACACGATCTCAGGGATGAACGAGATCCGTACCCAGATTCAGGAAACCTCAAAACGTATCAAACGTCTGGGCGAAAGCTCGCAAGAGATTAGTGAGATCGTTGAGCTGATTTCAGACATTACCGAACAGACCAACATTCTGGCTTTGAACGCTGCGATCCAGGCAGCATCAGCCGGTGAAGCGGGTCGAGGCTTTACCGTGGTTGCGGAGGAGGTTCAGCGTCTTGCGGAACGTTCATCTGAAGCGACCAAACAGATTAGTGCGATTGTGAAGACGATTCAGACCGATACGCACGGCGCGGTTGCCGCGATGGAGAAAAGTACCGAGGGTGTAGTTGACGGTGCGCGAGTTGCGGATGCTGCCGGACAGGCATTGAATGAAATTGAAACAGTTACTACCAACCTGGCGCAGCTGATTCAATCGATTTCAGCGGCTACGAATGCGCAGACCGATTCTGCCAAAACGGTGGCTAACAACATGCAGATGATTCAGGAAATTACGACACAAACGACACAGGGTACCAAGTTGACAGCTGAGTCTGTCGGCCAACTGAACTCGCTGGCTGAAGAGCTGCGCGACTCAGTAGCTGGCTTTAAACTGTAA
- a CDS encoding response regulator has translation MAIQNILVVDDSATDRFFLTELLETSGYKVIGAESGEECLAKAAEIHPDLILCDVVMPGLTGFQVTRTLTKNPDTANIPVILCTGKSQATDLAWALKMGAKACVTKPVVGSELLALIKTLE, from the coding sequence ATGGCAATACAAAATATTTTAGTGGTTGATGATTCTGCAACAGACCGTTTCTTTTTAACTGAGCTTCTGGAAACCTCCGGTTACAAAGTGATTGGCGCTGAGAGTGGTGAGGAGTGTCTGGCTAAAGCTGCGGAAATCCATCCTGACCTGATTCTGTGTGATGTTGTCATGCCAGGTTTAACCGGTTTTCAGGTGACACGTACGCTGACCAAAAATCCTGATACTGCGAATATCCCGGTGATTCTATGCACTGGCAAGTCTCAGGCAACCGATCTGGCATGGGCGTTGAAAATGGGCGCTAAAGCTTGTGTGACCAAGCCGGTTGTAGGTTCTGAGTTGCTGGCTTTGATTAAAACTCTAGAGTAA
- a CDS encoding nucleotide pyrophosphohydrolase, giving the protein MDDSLQALTARINHFVAERDWAQFHTPKNLAMAMIVEAAELVEQFQWDTAQESQQLSPEKREAVSHELADTFVYLLRIAEVLKIDLIAAANQKIDLNAKKYPADKARGSNAKYTAYSED; this is encoded by the coding sequence ATGGATGATTCACTGCAGGCGCTGACGGCGCGTATTAATCACTTTGTGGCTGAGCGCGATTGGGCGCAGTTCCACACCCCTAAAAACCTGGCAATGGCGATGATCGTGGAAGCTGCGGAGCTGGTAGAACAGTTCCAGTGGGATACCGCGCAGGAGAGCCAGCAATTGAGCCCTGAGAAGCGCGAGGCGGTGAGCCATGAACTGGCGGATACTTTCGTGTACCTGCTGCGTATTGCCGAAGTGCTGAAGATTGACCTGATTGCGGCTGCGAATCAGAAAATTGACCTGAATGCCAAGAAATACCCGGCGGATAAAGCACGCGGCAGCAATGCCAAATACACGGCTTACAGCGAAGATTAA
- a CDS encoding chemotaxis protein CheW, protein MAKTSNLREFQEAILAKLKDAANHSGAESSSRLGVVVGAKRFLINLNEVKEVLPVPPILSVPLTKPWFLGTANVRGNLYNVSDLAQFLNMPPTAKSVNNRIMLLSTETTAQVALLVDGLVGLRSVQEMHAEPGNDESKKLFSKQRLSDVDGNEWFELDTEVLVQDKNFIQPI, encoded by the coding sequence GTGGCAAAAACTTCAAATTTACGTGAGTTCCAGGAAGCGATTCTTGCAAAACTTAAAGATGCGGCAAACCATTCAGGTGCCGAGTCTTCATCTCGTTTGGGGGTGGTAGTCGGTGCAAAAAGGTTTTTAATCAATTTGAATGAAGTCAAAGAGGTGTTGCCTGTTCCGCCAATCCTGTCGGTGCCTTTGACTAAACCCTGGTTTCTGGGCACCGCCAACGTGCGAGGTAACTTGTATAACGTGAGTGACCTGGCGCAGTTTCTGAACATGCCGCCTACCGCAAAATCGGTTAACAACCGGATCATGCTGCTGAGCACGGAAACAACTGCGCAGGTTGCCTTGCTGGTGGATGGCCTGGTTGGTCTGCGCAGTGTGCAGGAGATGCATGCTGAGCCTGGCAATGATGAATCTAAAAAGTTGTTCAGCAAGCAACGGCTGAGTGATGTTGATGGTAATGAGTGGTTTGAACTTGATACTGAAGTACTGGTTCAGGATAAGAACTTTATCCAGCCTATCTAG
- a CDS encoding response regulator: protein MVIDDSNTIRRSAEIFLKSSGCQVVLAEDGFDALAKISNEHPDLIFVDIMMPRLDGYQTCSLIKRNARYKTTPVIMLSSKDGLFDRARGRMVGSDQYLTKPFTQETLLEAVQVYAAQSRKNQEED, encoded by the coding sequence ATGGTCATAGATGACAGCAATACGATCCGTCGTAGTGCTGAAATATTCCTTAAGTCATCCGGCTGTCAGGTTGTCCTCGCTGAGGATGGCTTTGATGCACTGGCAAAGATATCCAACGAACATCCTGATTTGATTTTTGTCGACATCATGATGCCAAGGCTGGACGGTTATCAAACCTGTTCACTCATCAAAAGAAATGCACGCTATAAAACAACACCGGTCATTATGCTATCCAGCAAAGACGGCTTGTTTGACCGTGCCCGCGGACGTATGGTCGGTTCTGACCAATATCTCACCAAACCATTTACGCAAGAAACATTATTGGAAGCAGTGCAGGTTTATGCTGCGCAATCTAGAAAAAATCAAGAAGAGGATTAA
- a CDS encoding FIST signal transduction protein, with translation MIVRQESLTAKMTLKDLPATSPLPTANLVLVFGSVKRFGEAKLQSTLKERYPTAQIIGCSTSGEITASGVFDDSLQITAVLWEKTVQRVTHTKMSGMQNSFETAAGLAKQLKADSLKAVLVYSDGLNVNGSELLEGFKSVLGEVPIMGGMAGDGFNFNKTVQIFNDTVGDGLVIAVGLYGSHLIAATGVGRGWKPYGPPRKVTKSEKNIVLELDGKPALPLYNLYIGAHSAKDLPGSGLKFPFAIIEEGKRDIEKIRTLLAIDPKSNSLTFAGNVDEGETVRFCQSTHDRLVEGAGDAAHLVKDNTNVNQSGLAVCVSCVGRKGVMAELVADEVKLVQQILGNQTAITGFYSYGEFAPRPDTSDSVLHNQTMTIGYLSENLI, from the coding sequence ATGATAGTAAGACAAGAGTCATTAACGGCAAAAATGACGTTAAAAGATTTACCAGCCACATCGCCACTGCCTACCGCAAACCTGGTTCTGGTGTTTGGTTCGGTTAAACGCTTTGGCGAGGCCAAGCTACAAAGTACATTAAAAGAACGTTATCCAACTGCACAAATTATCGGCTGTTCAACTTCCGGGGAAATCACTGCATCCGGCGTATTCGACGACAGCCTGCAAATCACGGCCGTTTTGTGGGAAAAAACCGTTCAACGCGTCACACACACCAAAATGTCCGGCATGCAGAATTCATTCGAAACGGCAGCAGGACTGGCCAAGCAGTTAAAAGCCGACAGCCTGAAAGCCGTGCTCGTATACTCCGATGGTCTGAACGTAAACGGTTCCGAGCTGCTGGAGGGCTTCAAAAGCGTTCTGGGCGAGGTGCCTATCATGGGCGGCATGGCCGGTGATGGTTTCAATTTCAACAAGACAGTGCAGATATTCAACGACACGGTCGGTGACGGCCTGGTGATTGCGGTTGGCCTGTATGGCAGCCATTTGATTGCCGCCACCGGCGTTGGCAGGGGCTGGAAACCTTACGGCCCGCCACGCAAAGTAACGAAATCCGAGAAGAACATCGTATTGGAACTCGACGGCAAGCCTGCCCTGCCGCTTTACAACCTTTACATTGGCGCACACTCGGCAAAAGACTTGCCGGGCAGCGGATTGAAGTTCCCGTTTGCCATCATTGAGGAAGGCAAACGCGATATTGAAAAAATCCGCACGCTATTGGCAATTGACCCAAAATCCAACAGCCTGACCTTTGCCGGTAACGTAGATGAAGGTGAAACCGTGCGCTTCTGCCAATCCACGCATGACAGGCTGGTAGAAGGCGCCGGTGATGCCGCGCACCTTGTTAAAGACAATACCAATGTCAACCAGTCCGGCTTGGCTGTGTGCGTAAGCTGTGTTGGCCGTAAAGGCGTGATGGCTGAACTGGTGGCCGATGAAGTGAAACTGGTACAGCAGATCCTGGGCAACCAGACTGCGATCACCGGTTTCTATTCATACGGTGAATTTGCCCCGCGTCCGGATACCAGCGACAGTGTGCTGCACAACCAGACCATGACGATTGGCTACCTCAGCGAAAATCTGATTTAA